The Vigna unguiculata cultivar IT97K-499-35 chromosome 6, ASM411807v1, whole genome shotgun sequence genome contains a region encoding:
- the LOC114186849 gene encoding kinesin-like protein KIN-12F: MRQKFNNTDSSGFLGSISSNFLRSISSSNRKPSSSSFKKHKFLNSDVENTPPAHPNISLNHHQQLKPQDPFSHNNPHVKVVVRIKPENINGKEEDWEIKVSPKALCIGDIKFMFDEVFDVNSNQEDVFQSVGVPLVRNALAGYNTTILSFGQSGSGKTYTMWGPPSAMVDESSCSSQLGVVPRIFRMLLSELERERLTSNEQQFNYQCRCSFLEIYNERIGNLLDPIQKNLEMKDDSRNAPYIENLIEEYVTNYEDVAEILIKGLSRRKKGAPNLNSNSSGSHIIFTFVIESFCKGTTKGLFSSSKVSRISLIDLAGVDSHEVGDVGSQCTRENRHVEKSLSQLEQLVDALSKKSQSGKNGDIPHSESCITRLLQEPLGGNAKLSVICFISPNNKSNGKTLRTLRFGEQARSIRNEPVINVIKEADVDLSNNIKHLKEELIRAKYDVYSSVGSKDGYFQGPNARESLNQMRVSLNRSLLLSNIDRDTGERVNVSKDDIQQLRQQIDELDSSSEGNPKDMSVNENCVQFYSVEENCDADTTSVDEIEKDEVCCGKTLSISVNSCNQFPVLAGPQLSESPKFSKTQRKSLAISSSYLGSWNNVAESSTFSNNVLEKPFKQGEHVQSSVQSSKVESLAASLQKGLQMIDYHQHNSALNKSSSSFSFEHLTLTPSLDIDKAESCDQTIPHKASSDEVASFLCASCRTKISCQDSSLVQVAFGECHGKNITKEELENVCKEQAARIEQLNQLVEKLKGERELNSITMYNSMKDDEKLLREFSSNGHLPCIIEEKCEIKEVQEELAEKNFTFDSTEKESLLKEIQNLRSKLQLCSDAPVKKSTDKLRSSLMSRSIQLQKSGVFSYDNGNEELENERQRWTEMESEWICLTDELRADLDSYRQRTERLEMELTSEKKCTAEIDDALKRAVMGHARMVEHYADLQEKYDDLVMKHDAIMEGIAEVKKAAAKASKKGHARFAKSLSAELSALRVERERESKLLKKENQSLKTQLRDTAEAVQAAGELLVRLREAEHAAAFAEENFANVQEDNENLKMQIEKLKRKHKTEINTMKQYITESKLPESALQPLYNREDSDVAHNAASSYTYDDQAWRAEFGAIYQDHY; the protein is encoded by the exons atgaggcaAAAGTTCAACAACACAGATTCTAGTGGGTTCTTGGGAAGcatttcttctaattttctcAGATCAATCTCTTCTTCTAATCGCAAACCCAGTTCTTCTTCCtttaaaaaacacaaattcCTCAATTCCGACGTTGAAAACACCCCCCCTGCCCATCCAAACATTTCCCTCAATCACCATCAACAATTGAAGCCCCAAGACCCTTTTTCCCACAACAACCCACATGTGAAG GTTGTTGTGAGAATTAAGCCTGAAAATATCAATGGAAAAGAGGAAGATTGGGAAATTAAGGTTTCTCCTAAAGCCCTGTGTATTGGGGACATAAAGTTCATGTTTGATGAAGTTTTTGATGTCAATTCCAATCAG GAAGATGTTTTTCAGTCAGTGGGTGTTCCCTTGGTTAGAAACGCCTTAGCTGGTTACAACACTACAATTCTGTCATTTGGCCAG TCTGGGAGTGGAAAGACTTACACAATGTGGGGTCCCCCAAGTGCCATGGTTGATGAGTCCTCGTGTTCTAGTCAATTGGGAGTTGTTCCTCGAATCTTCAGAATGTTACTTTCTGAGCTAGAGAGA GAGAGGCTTACTTCTAATGAGCAGCAGTTCAACTATCAATGTCGTTGTTCATTTCTTGAG ATATACAACGAACGAATTGGCAATTTACTCGATCCTATCCAGAAGAACCTTGAG ATGAAGGATGATTCAAGAAATGCTCCTTATATTGAAAATCTGATTGAGGAATACGTCACTAACTATGAAGATGTGGCAGAAATTTTGATTAAG GGCCTTTCAAGGAGGAAAAAAGGAGCCCCCAACTTAAATTCTAATAGCTCTGGATCACACATAATTTTCACATTTGTCATTGAATCTTTTTGCAAG GGAACCACAAAGGGCTTATTCAGTAGCTCAAAAGTTAGCAGAATCAGCCTTATTGATCTCGCTGGAGTGGACAGCCATGAAGTTGGGGATGTAGGTAGCCAATGTACAAGGGAAAACAGACATGTTGAGAAATCATTATCTCAGCTCGA GCAATTAGTGGATGCTCTGAGTAAGAAATCTCAGTCTGGGAAAAATGGTGACATTCCACACAGCGAGTCCTGCATAACACGATTACTGCAAGAACCACTTGGTGGAAATGCGAAACTCTCAGTAATATGTTTCATCTCCCCTAATAACAA GAGTAATGGTAAAACCCTGCGCACACTCAGATTTGGTGAGCAAGCAAGATCGATCAGAAATGAGCCAGTTATCAATGTAATAAAGGAGGCTGATGTTGATTTGAGCAATAACATCAAACACTTAAAG GAAGAACTTATTAGAGCAAAGTACGATGTGTACAGCTCAGTTGGGAGTAAAGACGGATACTTCCAAGGACCAAATGCACGGGAAAGCCTGAATCAGATGAGAGTCAGCTTAAACCGTTCTCTTCTCCTATCCAACATAGATCGTGATACTGGTGAGCGTGTAAATGTCAGCAAGGATGACATACAGCAATTACGCCAGCAAATTGATGAATTGGATAGCTCATCTGAAGGAAATCCAAAGGATATGTCTGTCAATGAAAATTGTGTCCAGTTTTATTCTGTTGAGGAAAATTGTGATGCAGACACCACCAGCgttgatgaaattgaaaaggaTGAGGTATGCTGCGGAAAAACACTGAGCATTTCAGTCAATTCATGTAATCAATTTCCAGTACTTGCTGGACCACAGTTGTCCGAATCTCCAAAATTCAGCAAAACTCAAAGGAAAAGTTTGGCTATTTCTTCAAGTTATCTTGGAAGTTGGAACAATGTGGCAGAGAGTTCAACTTTCAGCAACAATGTGTTGGAAAAACCATTTAAACAGGGCGAGCACGTGCAATCCTCAGTACAGTCCAGCAAGGTTGAGTCCTTGGCAGCAAGCCTTCAGAAGGGACTACAGATGATTGACTATCATCAGCATAATTCAGCATTGAACAAATCTTCATCGTCCTTCTCCTTTGAGCACTTAACTTTGACACCTTCTCTAGACATTGACAAGGCTGAATCTTGTGACCAAACAATACCACATAAAGCTTCCAGTGATGAAGTAGCTTCTTTCCTTTGTGCATCTTGCCGGACCAAAATATCTTGTCAGGATTCCAGTTTGGTCCAA GTAGCATTTGGAGAATGTCATGGCAAAAACATCACAAAAGAGGAGCTCGAGAATGTTTGTAAGGAGCAAGCAGCTAGAATTGAGCAACTAAATCAGTTG GTGGAGAAAttgaaaggagagagagaactGAACTCCATTACTATGTATAACTCGATGAAAGATGACGAAAAG CTTCTAAGGGAATTTTCCTCAAATGGTCATTTGCCATGcattatagaagaaaaatgtgaaattaaaGAAGTTCAGGAAGAGTTAGCCGAAAAGAACTTCACTTTTGATTCAACTGAGAAGGAGTCACTTCTTAAGGAAATTCAGAATCTAAGGAGCAAGCTGCAATTATGTAGTGATGCACCAGTTAAAAAATCTACTGACAAACTAAGGTCTTCTTTGATGTCAAGATCCATACAACTGCAAAAGAGCGGGGTATTTTCTTATGATAATGGCAACGAAGAGCTAGAGAATGAAAGACAGAGATGGACAGAAATGGAAAGTGAGTGGATCTGTCTTACTGATGAACTTAGAGCTGATCTTGATTCATACCGCCAACGTACTGAGAGGTTGGAGATGGAACTAACGTCAGAGAAGAAGTGCACAGCCGAGATAGATGATGCCCTAAAGAGAGCAGTTATGGGACACGCTAGAATGGTGGAACACTATGCTGACCTACAAGAAAAATACGATGATTTGGTTATGAAACACGATGCCATAATGGAAGGGATAGCAGAAGTGAAGAAGGCAGCAGCGAAAGCCTCGAAAAAAGGTCACGCCCGCTTTGCCAAATCTCTTTCCGCTGAGCTTTCTGCATTGAGGGTGGAAAGAGAAAGGGAAtcaaaattgttgaaaaaggAGAACCAGAGCTTGAAGACTCAACTTCGAGATACTGCTGAAGCTGTTCAGGCTGCAGGAGAGCTACTTGTTAGACTAAGAGAAGCTGAACATGCAGCAGCTTTTGCAGAG GAGAACTTTGCAAATGTGCAAGAAGAcaatgaaaatttgaagatGCAAATTGAAAAGCTGAAAAGAAAACACAAGACAGAGATTAATACCATGAAGCAGTACATTACAGAGAGCAAATTACCTGAGTCTGCACTGCAACCACTGTATAATAGAGAGGACTCTGATGTGGCACACAATGCAGCCTCCTCTTACACATACGATGATCAGGCTTGGAGAGCTGAATTTGGAGCAATATATCAGGATCATTACTAA